The Flavobacterium galactosidilyticum nucleotide sequence ATGCTCAATTTGACGAAATCGAATTTAGTTATGAAAAATGCACCAGCATTAGAAGTTACAATCCAAAACCAACATTACATCTAGATAAAGTTAAGGAAGCGGCAGCGTTGATTAATACTGCTAAAAAACCTTTTATCGTATTTGGTCAAGGAGTTATCCTTAGCGAAGCAGAAGCCGAATTAAAAGCATTAGTTGAAAAATCAGGAATTCCAGCTGCTTGGACTATTCTTGGACTTTCAGCATTGCCAACTGACCATCCATTAAATGTGGGAATGGTAGGAATGCATGGAAATTACGGTCCAAATGTATTGACTAATGAATGCGATGTCCTTATTGCTCTTGGAATGCGTTTTGATGACCGTGTTACGGGTAATTTAGCAACTTATGCGAAACAAGCTAAAGTAATTCATTTTGAAATTGATCCTGCGGAAATTGATAAGAATGTGAAAACAACTGTTGCAGTTTTAGCAGATTTGAAAGAGTCTTTGACTGCTTTACTACCTTTAATTGAGAATAAAAAGCATGAATCGTGGCACAATGAATTCAAAGAAAAATACGAAACTGAATTAGCGCAAGTGATCAATGAAGAGTTAGCTCCAACCAATGGGAAAGGAATTTCTATGGGAGAAACTATTGAAATGATTAACAAACACTCGAAAGGGGATGCGATAATGGTTTCAGATGTAGGACAACACCAAATGTTCGCTTGTCGTTACGCCAAATTTAATACTACAAAAAGTAATGTTACCTCTGGTGGTTTAGGAACCATGGGATTTGCTTTACCAGCTGCTATTGGAGCTAAAATGGGAATGCCAGACCGCGAAGTAGTTGCTATAATTGGAGATGGAGGTTTTCAAATGACTATTCAAGAGCTAGGAACTATTTTCCAAACTAAAGTTCCTGTCAAAATTGTAGTACTAAACAATGAGTTTTTAGGAATGGTTCGTCAGTGGCAACAATTATTTTTTGACAAGCGATATGCTTCTACTGAAATGACTAATCCTAACTTTATAGCGATTGCTGAAGGCTACTATATCAAAGCGAAAAAAGTAACCAAAAGAGAAGATTTGGATGGGGCAGTTGCTGAAATGATGGCTTCAAAAGAATCGTATTTCTTAGAAGTTATGGTAGAGAAAGAAAATAATGTATTCCCAATGATCCCAACAGGAGCGTCGGTTTCTGATATCAGATTAAGTTAATATTATGGAAAATAAAACATTCACCATTTCTGTTTATTCAGAAAACAACGTTGGCTTATTAAACAGAATATCGGGGATATTCTTGAAACGTCATATCAATATTTTAAGTTTAAATGTATCCGAATCTGAGATAGAAAATGTTTCTAGATTCATTATTGTAGTCAATACAACAGAAAAATGGGTGCAAAATATAGTAGGACAAATAGAAAAGCAAATCGAAGTCATCAAAGCTTTCTATCATATTGACGAGGAAACTATTTTCTTAGAAAATGCTTTGTTTAAAATTGAATCTAACTTATTATTTGATGAGAGAGAAATTCAAAATATAATTAAAGAAAGTCATTCTGAAATTGTAACCGTAGCAAGAGACTTTTTTGTGATTTCAAAATCGGGACAACGTGATGAAATTGAAGAATTATACGAAAAATTAAAACCTTTTGGAATCATGCAATTTGTGCGATCTGGAAGAATATCGGTTTCCAAACAAAAAATGGAAATTTCAAGTTTATTAGAAACATTAAAGTAAAAGTAGCTTCTAGATATTAGAAGGAGTTATTTCAAAAATTAAATTTTACAATCATTAAAAAATAAAAAATGGCAAATTATTTCAATTCATTACCACTTAGATTACAATTAGAACAATTAGGCGTTTGCGAATTCATGGATCAATCAGAATTTGTGGATGGAATTAAAGCTTTAGAAGGGAAAAAAATTGTTATTGTAGGTTGTGGAGCTCAAGGTTTGAACCAAGGATTGAACATGAGAGATTCTGGTTTAGATATTTCTTATGCTTTGCGTGCTGATGCTATTGCAGAAAAAAGACCTTCATTCAAAAATGCTTCTGATAATGGTTTTAAAGTGGGAACATATGAAGAATTAATCCCAACAGCAGATTTAGTTTGCAACTTAACACCTGATAAACAGCACACTGCTGTGGTTACTGCAATCATGCCTTTAATGAAAAAAGGATCTACATTAGCTTATTCTCATGGTTTTAATATTGTAGAGGAAGGAATGCAAATTCGTAAAGATATTACGGTTATCATGTGTGCACCTAAATGCCCTGGATCTGAAGTAAGAGAGGAATATAAAAGAGGGTTTGGGGTTCCAACATTAATTGCCGTACACCCTGAAAATGATCCAAACCGTGAAGGTTTAGGCCAAGCTAAAGCGTATGCTGTAGCGACTGGCGGACATAAAGCAGGTGTTTTGAAATCATCTTTCGTTGCTGAAGTAAAATCAGATTTAATGGGAGAGCAAACTATTCTTTGTGGATTGTTGCAAACAGGTTCTATCTTATGTTTTGACAAAATGGTTGAAAAAGGAATCGAGCCAGCTTATGCTTCTAAATTGATTCAGTATGGATGGGAAACTATCACTGAAGCGTTGAAACATGGTGGTATTACAAATATGATGGATCGTCTTTCTAATCCTGCAAAAATTAAAGCATTTGAAATGGCAGAGGAATTGAAAGACATTATGCGTCCATTGTTCCAAAAACACCAAGATGATATCATTTCGGGAGAATTCTCTAGAACAATGATGATTGACTGGGCTAATGATGATGTGAATTTATTAAAATGGAGAGCTGCAACAGGTGAAACTAATTTCGAAAAAACAGCTCCAACAACAACTACTATTTCAGAACAAGAATATTTTGATAATGGTGTTTTAATGATTGCTATGGTTAAAGCTGGAGTTGAATTAGCTTTTGAAACAATGACTGAAGCAGGTATCATTGAAGAATCAGCATATTATGAGTCATTACATGAATTGCCTTTGATTGCTAATACTATAGCAAGAAAAAAATTATTCGAAATGAACCGTGTAATTTCAGATACGGCTGAATATGGTTGTTATTTATTTGACCATGCATGCAAACCGTTATTGACAGAATTCATGAAAAATGTAGAGACGAATGTAATTGGAAAACCGTATTCAACTTCAAATGGAGTAGATAATGCGGTACTAATTGCAGTGAACAAAAGTATTCGTCAGCATCCAATTGAAGAAGTTGGAGAATGGTTAAGAGAATCTATGACTGCTATGAAAAAAATTGGATAAATAAAAAATAGATAGTACACCTAAGAGGATGTGTTGGGATTAGCACTATATCATTTAATTTCTTAAAATTTTGAATTAGTTAAGCATTATTACATAAGAAAAGATGAATAGGAGTGCTGTTACATTCACTTAACTTTGAATGAGGTTAAAGTTGAGTGAAGTAATCCCTAATGGTAAAAATTTAGAAATTACCGTTTTTTGTATAGCTTATTTAATTTGTAGCGCTGTTCAAAAAATAGTTTTTGATTACTATTTTCTTGGTTTTAAAAATTGTTATATCAAAAGTGAGAGGGATTTAATCTTTCTCGCTTTTTTTTAAATCTATATTTTAAAAATAATAAAAGTTCAATAAATCAAAGGAAAAATTAATTATTATTAGATTTCATTTAATTTATTATGATTATTACAATATAAATAATTTTAACAATAGAGGGATATTTAATACTTTTATAAAAAAATAAAACATGAGCTACTACACCATTGAAAATTTAGAACAATATTTTAAACACTACAATAAATCAGTTCGTGAGCCTAGGAAATTCTGGGGAAAAATTGCACAAGAAAATTTCACTTGGTATCAACAATGGGATAAAGTTGTTGAATTTGATATGGCTGAAGCCGATATCAAATGGTTTACAGAAGCAAAAGTAAATATTGTTAAAAATTGTATCGACAGGCATTTAGCAAAAAAGGGGAATAAAACTGCAATCATTTTCGAACCTAATGATCCGTCAGAAGAAGCATTACATATAACCTATAATGAATTACACGAGCGCGTATGTAAAATGGCAAACGTACTGCGTGAACAAGGAATTAAGAAAGGAGATCGTGTTTGTATTTACTTACCTATGATTCCTGAATTGGCCATTACTACTTTGGCTTGTGCTCGAATTGGTGCGATACACTCTGTTGTTTTTGCTGGATTTTCAGCATCAGCAGTAGCAAGCCGTATTACTGATAGCGAGTGCAAAATGGTAATTACATCTGACGGTGGTTATAGAGGAAATAAAACCATTGATTTAAAAGGAATTGTTGACGAAGCATTAGAAAAATGCTCTTGCGTTGAGAATGTTTTGGTTGTTAAAAGAATCAATAATGATATAAATATGAAAGAAGGTCGCGACCAATGGTTACAGCCTCTTTTAGATTCCGCTTCTGATAATAATGTTGCTGAAATAATGGATGCCGAAGATCCTTTATTTATACTTTACACTTCCGGTTCTACAGGAAAACCAAAGGGAATGGTACATACTACCGCAGGTTATATGGTTTATAGTGCATACACATTCAAAAATGTCTTTAATTACGAGGATAATGATATTTTTTGGTGTACAGCTGATATCGGCTGGATCACAGGGCATTCTTATATTCTATATGGTCCGTTATTAAATGGAGCGACTACAGTGATTTTTGAAGGAGTGCCTTCTTATCCAGATTTTAGTCGTTTTTGGGAAATAATAGAAAAACATAAAATAACGCAATTCTATACAGCACCAACTGCCATTCGTGCTTTGGCAAAAGAGAATTTAGAATTTGTTCAAAAATATCCTCTTAAATCACTCAAAGTAATTGGTTCTGTTGGAGAGCCTATTAATGAAGAAGCTTGGCACTGGTATAATGACCATGTGGGAGGAAAAAGATGTCCATTAGTAGATACTTGGTGGCAAACAGAAACTGGAGGTATCTTAATTTCACCTATCGCTTTCGTAACTCCTACAAAACCTACTTATGCTTCCTTACCATTACCGGGAGTTCAACCTGTTCTAATGGATGAAAAACGAAATGAGATAGAAGGCAATCAAGTTACAGGAAGTCTTTGTATTAAATTTCCTTGGCCAGGAATTGCTAGAACGATTTGGGGAGATCATCAACGTTATAAAGATACTTATTTCTCCGCTTTTCCAGGTAAATACTTTACAGGGGACGGCGCTTTGAGAGATGAAGTAGGATACTACAGAATTACGGGTCGTGTTGATGATGTGGTAATCGTTTCTGGTCATAACC carries:
- the ilvB gene encoding biosynthetic-type acetolactate synthase large subunit: MKNNKISGAEAVIRCLLEEDVNIVYGYPGGAIMPVYDELYKFQDQLHHVLVRHEQGATHAAQGFARATGKVGVAIATSGPGATNLVTGIADAQIDSTPMVCITGQVGKHLLGSDAFQETDIIGISTPVTKWNYQITEASEIPEIMAKAFYIAKSGRPGPVLIDITKNAQFDEIEFSYEKCTSIRSYNPKPTLHLDKVKEAAALINTAKKPFIVFGQGVILSEAEAELKALVEKSGIPAAWTILGLSALPTDHPLNVGMVGMHGNYGPNVLTNECDVLIALGMRFDDRVTGNLATYAKQAKVIHFEIDPAEIDKNVKTTVAVLADLKESLTALLPLIENKKHESWHNEFKEKYETELAQVINEELAPTNGKGISMGETIEMINKHSKGDAIMVSDVGQHQMFACRYAKFNTTKSNVTSGGLGTMGFALPAAIGAKMGMPDREVVAIIGDGGFQMTIQELGTIFQTKVPVKIVVLNNEFLGMVRQWQQLFFDKRYASTEMTNPNFIAIAEGYYIKAKKVTKREDLDGAVAEMMASKESYFLEVMVEKENNVFPMIPTGASVSDIRLS
- the ilvC gene encoding ketol-acid reductoisomerase; the protein is MANYFNSLPLRLQLEQLGVCEFMDQSEFVDGIKALEGKKIVIVGCGAQGLNQGLNMRDSGLDISYALRADAIAEKRPSFKNASDNGFKVGTYEELIPTADLVCNLTPDKQHTAVVTAIMPLMKKGSTLAYSHGFNIVEEGMQIRKDITVIMCAPKCPGSEVREEYKRGFGVPTLIAVHPENDPNREGLGQAKAYAVATGGHKAGVLKSSFVAEVKSDLMGEQTILCGLLQTGSILCFDKMVEKGIEPAYASKLIQYGWETITEALKHGGITNMMDRLSNPAKIKAFEMAEELKDIMRPLFQKHQDDIISGEFSRTMMIDWANDDVNLLKWRAATGETNFEKTAPTTTTISEQEYFDNGVLMIAMVKAGVELAFETMTEAGIIEESAYYESLHELPLIANTIARKKLFEMNRVISDTAEYGCYLFDHACKPLLTEFMKNVETNVIGKPYSTSNGVDNAVLIAVNKSIRQHPIEEVGEWLRESMTAMKKIG
- the ilvN gene encoding acetolactate synthase small subunit gives rise to the protein MENKTFTISVYSENNVGLLNRISGIFLKRHINILSLNVSESEIENVSRFIIVVNTTEKWVQNIVGQIEKQIEVIKAFYHIDEETIFLENALFKIESNLLFDEREIQNIIKESHSEIVTVARDFFVISKSGQRDEIEELYEKLKPFGIMQFVRSGRISVSKQKMEISSLLETLK
- the acs gene encoding acetate--CoA ligase, producing MSYYTIENLEQYFKHYNKSVREPRKFWGKIAQENFTWYQQWDKVVEFDMAEADIKWFTEAKVNIVKNCIDRHLAKKGNKTAIIFEPNDPSEEALHITYNELHERVCKMANVLREQGIKKGDRVCIYLPMIPELAITTLACARIGAIHSVVFAGFSASAVASRITDSECKMVITSDGGYRGNKTIDLKGIVDEALEKCSCVENVLVVKRINNDINMKEGRDQWLQPLLDSASDNNVAEIMDAEDPLFILYTSGSTGKPKGMVHTTAGYMVYSAYTFKNVFNYEDNDIFWCTADIGWITGHSYILYGPLLNGATTVIFEGVPSYPDFSRFWEIIEKHKITQFYTAPTAIRALAKENLEFVQKYPLKSLKVIGSVGEPINEEAWHWYNDHVGGKRCPLVDTWWQTETGGILISPIAFVTPTKPTYASLPLPGVQPVLMDEKRNEIEGNQVTGSLCIKFPWPGIARTIWGDHQRYKDTYFSAFPGKYFTGDGALRDEVGYYRITGRVDDVVIVSGHNLGTAPIEDAINEHPAVAESAIVGFPHDIKGNALYGFVILKEAGEYRDRENLTKEINQMISDHIGPIAKLDKIQFVSGLPKTRSGKIMRRILRKIAEGDYSNFGDISTLLNPEIVEQIKEGKV